One genomic segment of Pseudonocardia sp. T1-2H includes these proteins:
- a CDS encoding cytochrome P450: MPRAAACPFDPPPRLQQLQNEAPITRVRLWDGSTPWLVTRYDDQRTLLADPRISSDSHHSQYPFVSAGQMATQQQTATFIRMDDPQHARRRRMVTAPFSIKRVEGLRPAVQRIVDGLIDDMLAGPRPVDLVEAFSLPVPSLVICTLLGVPYADHGFFQANSRLLVKRTTPADEAQAAQQRLVDYLDRLVTEKMANPGNDLLTELAGRVTAGEVSRQEAAATGRLLLVAGHETTANMIALGTLALLQHPDQLAVLQNTDDSTVIAAAVEELLRYLSIVHTGRRRVALADIDIGDETIRAGEGVILANELGNRDPAAFADPHRLDLRRNARHHVAFGFGVHQCLGQPLARVELQVVYGTLFRRVPTLRLAAERGNLDQIPFKHDGAIYGVYQLPVTW, translated from the coding sequence ATGCCGCGGGCGGCGGCCTGCCCGTTCGACCCGCCCCCGCGACTGCAGCAGCTGCAGAACGAGGCGCCGATCACAAGGGTCCGGCTGTGGGACGGCAGCACACCGTGGCTGGTCACCCGCTACGACGACCAGCGGACGCTGCTGGCCGACCCGCGGATCAGCAGCGACTCCCACCACTCGCAATACCCCTTCGTGAGCGCGGGCCAGATGGCGACGCAGCAGCAGACCGCGACCTTTATCCGCATGGACGATCCCCAGCACGCACGGCGGCGCCGGATGGTGACCGCACCGTTCTCGATCAAGCGGGTGGAGGGACTGCGGCCCGCCGTCCAACGGATCGTGGACGGGTTGATCGACGACATGCTGGCCGGCCCGCGGCCGGTGGACCTGGTCGAGGCATTTTCCCTGCCGGTGCCGTCACTGGTGATCTGCACGCTGCTCGGCGTCCCGTACGCCGACCATGGCTTCTTCCAGGCCAACTCCCGGCTCCTGGTCAAGCGCACCACGCCCGCGGACGAGGCGCAGGCCGCCCAGCAGCGCCTGGTCGACTACCTCGACCGACTGGTCACCGAGAAGATGGCGAACCCCGGAAACGACCTGCTGACCGAACTGGCCGGGCGGGTCACGGCGGGGGAGGTCTCCCGGCAGGAGGCGGCGGCCACCGGTCGCCTGCTGCTGGTCGCCGGGCACGAAACCACCGCGAACATGATCGCGCTGGGCACGCTGGCCCTGCTGCAGCACCCCGACCAGCTGGCCGTGCTGCAGAACACCGACGACTCCACGGTGATCGCCGCCGCGGTCGAGGAGCTGCTGCGCTACCTGAGCATCGTGCACACCGGGCGCCGCCGGGTGGCGCTGGCCGACATCGACATCGGCGACGAGACCATCCGGGCCGGCGAGGGCGTGATCCTGGCCAACGAACTCGGCAACCGCGACCCGGCCGCCTTCGCCGACCCCCACCGCCTGGACCTGCGCCGCAACGCCCGCCACCACGTGGCCTTCGGCTTCGGGGTGCACCAGTGCCTGGGCCAGCCGCTGGCCCGCGTCGAGCTGCAGGTGGTCTACGGCACCCTCTTCCGCCGCGTCCCCACCCTCCGGCTGGCCGCCGAGCGGGGCAACCTCGACCAGATCCCGTTCAAACACGACGGGGCGATCTACGGCGTCTACCAGCTCCCCGTCACCTGGTGA
- a CDS encoding alpha/beta fold hydrolase, giving the protein MPGDRFVLVHGAHHGGWCWRRVAGLLRERGHDVFTPTLTGLGERSHLLTPDVGLSTMTADVVAVLEAEELDDVVLVGHSFGALPVLGAADREAGRIRRIVLLDGLVVDAGKCAFDALPDELVARRTSDARRRGDGIAIPPPPDASAFAVTGPDAAWVGRRLTPQPLRSYQEPLDLEHPLGNGLPVTYLHCVAPRYEAIASSLGVVARAGFGCREIETGHDAMITVPELVVEELLR; this is encoded by the coding sequence ATGCCCGGAGACAGGTTCGTCCTGGTGCACGGGGCCCACCACGGTGGCTGGTGCTGGCGCCGGGTCGCGGGGCTGCTCCGCGAACGCGGGCACGACGTGTTCACCCCGACCCTGACCGGGCTCGGCGAGCGGTCCCATCTGCTCACCCCGGACGTCGGGCTGAGCACGATGACCGCCGACGTGGTGGCCGTCCTGGAGGCCGAGGAGCTCGACGACGTCGTCCTCGTCGGGCACAGCTTCGGCGCGCTCCCGGTGCTCGGTGCCGCCGACCGCGAAGCCGGGCGGATCCGGCGGATCGTCCTGCTCGACGGTCTGGTCGTCGACGCGGGGAAGTGCGCCTTCGACGCCCTGCCCGACGAGCTCGTGGCCCGGCGGACGAGCGACGCGCGGCGGCGCGGCGACGGGATCGCGATCCCGCCCCCGCCCGACGCCTCCGCGTTCGCCGTGACCGGGCCCGACGCGGCGTGGGTCGGACGCCGGCTCACGCCCCAGCCGTTGCGCAGCTATCAGGAGCCGCTGGACCTGGAGCATCCGCTCGGCAACGGGCTACCGGTCACCTACCTGCACTGCGTCGCACCGCGGTACGAGGCGATCGCCTCCTCGCTCGGCGTGGTGGCGCGGGCCGGCTTCGGATGCCGGGAGATCGAGACCGGGCACGACGCGATGATCACCGTCCCGGAGCTGGTCGTGGAGGAGCTGCTTCGCTGA
- a CDS encoding flavin-containing monooxygenase, giving the protein MSDVAAPAPLADADLRDALDGANLPTLLLVLAHVTGDDGWLTGRFRPSRTRALDDNDTAGLDPERRHELREAAFAVLRGVREAPSPPDDARIVAMLSASLGEEIPPEYAEPMAEDGGFREPAWLRGPAIGPDGPRVLVIGAGASGICMAHALRRLQLDFSVVERNADVGGTWLENTYPGAGVDTPSHLYSFSFGPRPSWSRYYPKQPEIIAYLREFAAPVRDAITFGTSVVSAVWTGTSWDVVLRGPDGEEQRTVDVVVSCVGQFNQPATPAIPGLDTFPGPAFHTARWRHDVDLRGKRVGVVGTGASSMQVVPEIAGEAASVTVFQRSPQWITPNGNYLRRIDDRVRRLMEHLPGYRTWYRLRLMWMLQDKLHPTLRRDPDWPHPERSINALNDKHRRFFTAHVDAQLEGAEHLRDAVLPDYPPYGKRILIDNDWFTTIRRGDVELVPSGVAAVEGSTVVTQDGRRHDVDVLVLATGFSSRRMLFPMDVRGRSGVPLREQWGTDDARAHLGVAVPDFPNFFLVYGPNTNLGHGGSTFFHTEAQTGYVVGLLREARRAQGAPGGAAGGL; this is encoded by the coding sequence GTGAGCGATGTGGCTGCGCCGGCGCCCCTGGCGGACGCCGATCTCCGGGACGCCCTCGACGGCGCCAACCTCCCGACGCTGCTGCTGGTGCTGGCCCACGTCACGGGGGACGACGGCTGGCTCACCGGCCGGTTCCGCCCGAGCCGCACCCGCGCCCTCGACGACAACGACACCGCGGGCCTCGACCCGGAGCGCAGGCACGAGCTGCGGGAGGCGGCGTTCGCGGTGCTCCGGGGAGTGCGCGAGGCCCCGTCACCCCCGGACGACGCGAGGATCGTGGCGATGCTGAGCGCCTCCCTCGGCGAGGAGATCCCGCCCGAGTACGCCGAGCCGATGGCCGAGGACGGCGGCTTCCGCGAACCGGCCTGGCTACGCGGCCCGGCGATCGGGCCCGACGGGCCGCGGGTCCTGGTGATTGGCGCGGGCGCTTCCGGGATCTGCATGGCCCACGCCCTGCGCCGGCTGCAGCTGGACTTCTCCGTCGTCGAGCGCAACGCCGACGTCGGCGGGACCTGGCTGGAGAACACCTATCCGGGAGCGGGGGTCGACACCCCGAGCCACCTCTACTCGTTCTCCTTCGGGCCACGGCCGTCGTGGAGCCGCTACTACCCGAAGCAGCCGGAGATCATCGCCTACCTGCGGGAGTTCGCCGCCCCGGTGCGGGACGCGATCACGTTCGGGACGTCGGTGGTGTCCGCGGTGTGGACCGGCACGAGCTGGGACGTCGTGCTCCGGGGCCCGGACGGGGAGGAGCAGCGGACCGTCGACGTCGTCGTCAGCTGCGTGGGGCAGTTCAACCAGCCCGCGACACCGGCGATCCCCGGCCTGGACACCTTCCCCGGCCCCGCCTTCCACACGGCTCGCTGGCGCCACGACGTCGACCTGCGCGGGAAGCGCGTCGGGGTGGTGGGGACCGGGGCCTCGTCGATGCAGGTGGTCCCCGAGATCGCCGGTGAGGCGGCCTCGGTGACGGTCTTCCAGCGCTCGCCGCAGTGGATCACCCCGAACGGCAACTACCTCCGGCGTATCGACGACCGGGTGCGCCGGCTCATGGAGCACCTCCCCGGCTACCGGACCTGGTACCGGCTGCGGCTGATGTGGATGCTGCAGGACAAGCTGCACCCGACGCTGCGCAGGGACCCGGACTGGCCGCATCCGGAACGCTCGATCAACGCCCTCAACGACAAGCACCGCCGGTTCTTCACCGCCCACGTCGACGCCCAGCTCGAGGGGGCCGAGCACCTCCGGGACGCGGTCCTGCCGGACTATCCGCCCTACGGCAAGCGGATTCTGATCGACAACGACTGGTTCACCACGATCCGCCGGGGCGACGTCGAGCTCGTCCCGTCCGGGGTCGCGGCCGTCGAGGGCTCGACCGTCGTGACGCAGGACGGCCGCCGCCACGACGTCGACGTCCTGGTGCTCGCCACGGGCTTCTCGTCGCGCCGGATGCTGTTCCCGATGGACGTCCGCGGCCGGTCCGGCGTGCCGTTGCGCGAGCAGTGGGGAACCGACGACGCCCGCGCCCACCTGGGCGTCGCCGTCCCGGACTTCCCCAACTTCTTCCTGGTCTACGGGCCGAACACGAACCTCGGTCACGGCGGCAGCACGTTCTTCCACACCGAGGCGCAGACCGGTTACGTCGTCGGGCTCCTCCGGGAAGCTCGCCGCGCACAAGGAGCCCCTGGAGGTGCGGCAGGAGGTCTGTGA
- a CDS encoding class 1 fructose-bisphosphatase has translation MLADRTTLTQFLSEERRHHPASDGDLNSVILEVALACKAVADRAAFGALRDSMGKIDQTNVHGEVQHKLDVAANDYFLRATERSGRLAGMASEELDEPYVLPAEYPRGKYLLVFDPLDGSSNIDVNVSVGSIFSILRAPEPGVDATTQDFLQPGTAQVCAGYALYGPATMLVVTVGRGVHVFTLDRALGEFVLTRESIQVPARTSEYAINSSNRRFWEPAVRRYVDECQAGRSGPRHKDFNMRWIASLVAETHRILTRGGVFLYPRDTKDPAKPGRLRLLYEANPVAFLIEQAGGVASTGRERILDVVPSGLHQRIPLIFGAEEEVALIDRYHREHNDRPYDSPLYGVRGLFRVSGG, from the coding sequence ATGCTCGCCGACCGCACGACGCTCACGCAGTTCCTCAGCGAGGAACGGCGCCACCATCCCGCCTCGGACGGGGACCTGAACTCCGTGATCCTCGAGGTCGCGCTGGCGTGCAAGGCAGTCGCCGACCGCGCCGCGTTCGGTGCCCTACGCGACTCGATGGGCAAGATCGACCAGACCAATGTCCACGGCGAGGTGCAGCACAAGCTCGACGTGGCCGCCAACGACTACTTCCTGCGGGCGACCGAGCGCAGCGGCCGCCTGGCGGGAATGGCCTCGGAGGAGCTCGACGAGCCCTACGTACTGCCCGCGGAGTACCCGCGGGGCAAGTACCTGCTGGTCTTCGACCCGCTCGACGGATCGTCCAACATCGACGTGAACGTATCGGTCGGCAGCATCTTCTCGATCCTGCGCGCGCCCGAGCCCGGGGTGGACGCGACGACGCAGGACTTCCTGCAGCCAGGGACTGCGCAGGTCTGCGCGGGCTACGCGCTGTACGGCCCGGCGACGATGCTCGTGGTGACGGTGGGCCGGGGCGTACACGTGTTCACCCTCGACCGGGCGCTCGGCGAGTTCGTCCTCACCCGCGAGTCGATCCAGGTGCCGGCCAGGACGAGCGAGTACGCGATCAACTCGTCGAACCGTCGGTTCTGGGAGCCTGCCGTGCGCCGCTACGTCGACGAGTGCCAGGCCGGCCGGTCCGGGCCGCGGCACAAGGACTTCAACATGCGCTGGATCGCCTCGCTGGTCGCCGAGACGCACCGCATCCTCACCCGGGGCGGGGTGTTCCTGTACCCCCGCGACACGAAGGACCCGGCCAAGCCGGGCCGGCTGCGGCTGCTCTACGAGGCCAACCCGGTCGCGTTCCTCATCGAGCAGGCGGGCGGTGTGGCGAGCACCGGGCGCGAGCGCATCCTCGACGTCGTCCCGTCCGGCCTGCACCAGCGCATCCCGTTGATCTTCGGGGCGGAGGAGGAGGTCGCGCTGATCGACCGTTACCACCGCGAGCACAACGACCGCCCGTACGACTCACCCCTGTACGGCGTGCGTGGCCTGTTCCGCGTGTCCGGCGGCTGA
- a CDS encoding ferredoxin has protein sequence MRVTVDQDKCVAAGNCVLTAPAVFDQRDEDGIVVVRDPTPPTELADAVRQAAALCPARAITVAD, from the coding sequence ATGAGGGTGACCGTGGACCAGGACAAATGCGTCGCCGCCGGGAACTGCGTGCTCACCGCCCCGGCCGTGTTCGACCAGCGTGACGAGGACGGCATCGTGGTCGTGCGGGACCCGACCCCGCCCACTGAGCTGGCCGACGCCGTCCGGCAGGCGGCCGCGCTCTGCCCCGCCCGGGCCATCACCGTCGCGGACTGA
- a CDS encoding MBL fold metallo-hydrolase: MQPSALRFLGHSTVRIELAGRVVLTDPVLTRRVSALRRVVPPPRPEDYADADVVLISHLHGDHLHLPSLKLLRPDARVVVPRGAGEWVRRRGVARVDELAVGEELRDGALRITAVPAAHSGHRWGPRSAHGPDAPALGHVLEGDGSRVYVCGDTDLFDGMADIAAAGRLDAALLPVWGWGPSLGPGHLTPQRAAVAVGRLRPSLVVPVHWGTLAVAGLARAPGRAGARMRRLLTEPPQEFAAAVAAGSSGSRVVVARPGESVEAAIRAGRELRSRPGDAA, translated from the coding sequence GTGCAGCCGTCCGCCCTCCGGTTCCTCGGGCACTCGACGGTCCGGATCGAGCTGGCCGGCCGCGTCGTCCTCACCGACCCGGTGCTCACCCGGCGGGTGTCCGCGCTGCGCCGCGTCGTGCCGCCGCCTCGCCCCGAGGACTACGCGGACGCGGACGTCGTCCTCATCTCGCACCTGCACGGGGACCACCTGCACCTGCCGTCGCTGAAGCTGCTGCGCCCGGACGCCCGGGTGGTCGTGCCGCGCGGCGCGGGGGAGTGGGTGCGCCGCCGCGGTGTCGCCCGGGTGGACGAGCTGGCGGTCGGCGAGGAGCTGCGCGACGGGGCCCTGCGGATCACGGCCGTGCCCGCCGCGCACAGCGGGCACCGGTGGGGTCCGCGCTCGGCGCACGGCCCGGACGCGCCCGCGCTCGGCCACGTGCTGGAGGGCGACGGCTCGCGCGTCTACGTCTGCGGGGACACGGACCTGTTCGACGGCATGGCCGACATCGCCGCGGCCGGCCGCCTCGACGCCGCCCTGCTCCCGGTCTGGGGCTGGGGGCCGTCGCTCGGGCCCGGGCACCTCACCCCGCAACGCGCCGCCGTCGCCGTCGGGCGGCTGCGGCCGTCGCTGGTCGTGCCGGTGCACTGGGGAACCCTCGCCGTCGCCGGGCTGGCCCGCGCCCCGGGCCGCGCGGGTGCCCGGATGCGCCGGTTGCTGACCGAGCCGCCGCAGGAGTTCGCGGCCGCGGTCGCCGCCGGGAGCAGCGGCTCCCGCGTGGTCGTGGCGCGGCCCGGCGAGTCCGTCGAGGCGGCGATCCGGGCCGGCCGCGAACTGCGGAGCCGGCCGGGGGACGCCGCGTGA
- a CDS encoding GAF domain-containing sensor histidine kinase: protein MSDVLGLADPERENGLLLRLIEAASIGPAVEPLASAVAQLITDATDTDVCFVHVLDDGERSLSLAGATAPFDRAVGKVRLPIETGVTGWVARNRTPTVIVENKESDPRYVPIPALRGTDFTSMASVPMATDTAGLVGVLNVHTVVRREFTDRDIRLLVVIGGLVAGALHQARMHRRLAARELATERFTEQVIAAQETERRRLAGDIHDGISQRLVTLNYHLDAMEHTLLQDPQVAAGQLVLARELLDLTLDEARAAIGGLRPPVLDDLGLAGGLASLARSIPELELSLDLAEERLPEHVEIALYRIAQEGLQNITKHAGATAGRLRFAVRQGRAELQVSDNGAGFDTVAISETATGYGMRSMSERAEVVGGTLHVASTPGGGTTITAVVPVEGLRA from the coding sequence GTGAGTGACGTGCTCGGCCTGGCGGATCCGGAGCGGGAGAACGGGCTGCTGCTGCGGCTGATCGAGGCCGCCTCCATCGGACCCGCCGTGGAACCGCTCGCGTCAGCCGTTGCGCAGCTGATCACCGACGCCACCGACACCGACGTCTGCTTCGTGCACGTGCTCGACGACGGCGAGCGCTCGCTGAGCCTCGCCGGCGCGACGGCGCCGTTCGACCGGGCGGTGGGCAAGGTCCGGCTCCCGATCGAGACCGGCGTCACCGGATGGGTGGCCCGCAACCGGACGCCGACGGTGATCGTCGAGAACAAGGAGAGCGATCCGCGGTACGTGCCCATCCCGGCCCTGCGCGGCACCGACTTCACGTCGATGGCGTCGGTGCCCATGGCCACCGACACGGCGGGGCTCGTCGGCGTGCTGAACGTGCACACGGTGGTCCGGCGGGAGTTCACCGACCGCGACATCCGACTGCTCGTGGTGATCGGCGGCCTGGTGGCGGGCGCGCTGCACCAGGCACGGATGCACCGGCGGCTCGCTGCCCGCGAGCTGGCTACCGAGCGGTTCACCGAGCAGGTGATCGCCGCGCAGGAGACCGAGCGGCGCCGGCTGGCCGGCGACATCCATGACGGAATCTCCCAGCGGCTCGTCACGCTCAACTACCACCTCGACGCGATGGAGCACACACTCCTGCAGGACCCGCAGGTTGCGGCCGGGCAGCTCGTGCTGGCCCGGGAGCTGCTCGACCTCACGCTGGACGAGGCCCGGGCCGCGATCGGCGGCCTGCGCCCGCCTGTGCTCGACGACCTCGGCCTCGCCGGCGGCCTGGCCAGCCTGGCCCGGTCCATCCCGGAGCTGGAGCTGAGCCTCGACCTCGCCGAGGAGCGGCTGCCCGAGCACGTCGAGATCGCGCTCTACCGCATCGCGCAGGAGGGCCTGCAGAACATCACCAAGCATGCCGGCGCCACGGCCGGCCGGCTGCGGTTCGCCGTCCGGCAGGGTCGGGCGGAGCTGCAGGTGTCCGACAACGGGGCGGGTTTCGACACCGTCGCGATCAGCGAGACCGCCACCGGCTACGGCATGCGGTCGATGTCCGAACGGGCGGAGGTGGTGGGCGGGACGCTGCACGTCGCCTCCACACCCGGCGGCGGCACCACGATCACCGCGGTCGTCCCGGTCGAGGGACTGCGGGCATGA
- a CDS encoding long-chain-fatty-acid--CoA ligase, which yields MTNLAANLIATAEKYGDRPAVRLDDHVLTYSDLHSAAAAVAGTLRSRGISPGDRVGLVLPNVPAFPILFYGALLAGATVVPMNPLLKAREVEYYLNDSGMSMVFGWDGGGDVVPAAAEAVGITGVVVSALGPSAEQLEGEPITTPVERDDTDTAVILYTSGTTGQPKGAELTHRNLNTNARMTVDTLIEITSDDVIMGCLPLFHVFGLTCGLNAAVVSGSCLTLLPRFDGGKALEMVGRDKVTVFEGVPTMYAGMLHHANAGSADMSSLRTCITGGSAMPVEILKAFEQKFGCQVLEGYGLSETSPVASFNQPGRERKPGSIGFQVRGCEMKLVDDDGNEVGADTPGEIAIRGENVMKGYWGRPEATAEAIPDGWFRTGDIATKDADGYYFIVDRKKDLIIRGGYNVYPREVEETLYEHPAVAEAAVVGMKHSDLGEEIGAAVALKAGQSADPDELRDFVKERMAAYKYPRKVWIVDALPKGPTGKILRREVSAPE from the coding sequence ATGACAAACCTGGCCGCGAACCTCATCGCGACCGCCGAGAAGTACGGCGACCGCCCCGCGGTGCGCCTCGACGACCACGTCCTGACCTACAGCGACCTGCACTCCGCAGCGGCCGCCGTGGCCGGGACCCTCAGGTCGCGCGGGATCTCCCCGGGCGACCGCGTCGGGCTCGTCCTGCCGAACGTGCCGGCCTTCCCCATCCTGTTCTACGGCGCGCTGCTCGCCGGCGCCACCGTGGTCCCGATGAACCCGCTGCTCAAGGCACGGGAGGTCGAGTACTACCTGAACGACTCCGGCATGTCGATGGTGTTCGGCTGGGACGGCGGGGGCGACGTCGTGCCCGCCGCGGCCGAGGCCGTCGGGATCACCGGTGTCGTCGTCAGCGCGCTCGGGCCGTCGGCGGAGCAGCTCGAGGGCGAGCCGATCACCACGCCGGTGGAGCGGGACGACACCGACACCGCCGTCATCCTCTACACCTCCGGCACCACCGGACAGCCCAAGGGCGCCGAGCTCACCCACCGCAACCTGAACACGAACGCGCGCATGACGGTCGACACGCTCATCGAGATCACGTCGGACGACGTGATCATGGGCTGCCTGCCGCTGTTCCACGTGTTCGGGCTGACCTGCGGGCTCAACGCCGCGGTCGTCTCCGGTTCCTGCCTGACCCTGCTCCCCCGTTTCGACGGCGGCAAGGCGTTGGAGATGGTCGGGCGGGACAAGGTCACGGTGTTCGAGGGCGTGCCCACGATGTACGCCGGGATGCTGCACCACGCGAACGCGGGCAGCGCGGACATGTCGTCGCTGCGCACGTGCATCACCGGCGGCTCGGCGATGCCGGTGGAGATCCTCAAGGCGTTCGAGCAGAAGTTCGGCTGCCAGGTCCTCGAGGGCTACGGCCTCTCCGAGACCTCCCCCGTCGCCTCGTTCAACCAGCCCGGCCGCGAGCGCAAGCCCGGCTCGATCGGCTTCCAGGTGCGCGGCTGCGAGATGAAGCTGGTCGACGACGACGGCAACGAGGTCGGCGCGGACACCCCCGGCGAGATCGCGATCCGCGGCGAGAACGTCATGAAGGGCTACTGGGGCCGGCCCGAGGCGACCGCCGAGGCGATCCCGGACGGCTGGTTCCGCACCGGGGACATCGCCACCAAGGACGCCGACGGCTACTACTTCATCGTCGACCGGAAGAAGGACCTGATCATCCGCGGCGGCTACAACGTCTACCCGCGCGAGGTCGAGGAGACCCTCTACGAACACCCGGCCGTGGCCGAGGCCGCGGTCGTCGGGATGAAGCACTCGGACCTCGGCGAGGAGATCGGCGCCGCGGTGGCCCTCAAGGCCGGCCAGAGCGCGGACCCGGACGAGCTGCGGGACTTCGTGAAGGAGCGGATGGCGGCCTACAAGTACCCGCGCAAGGTCTGGATCGTCGACGCCCTGCCCAAGGGCCCGACGGGCAAGATCCTGCGCCGTGAGGTCTCCGCGCCGGAATAG
- a CDS encoding phosphoribulokinase translates to MSRKYPIISVTGSSGAGTTSVMRTFAQIFRREGVNPAFVEGDSFHRFDRVEMKAAMAEAHARGDYAFSHFGPEANLFDQIEELFRTYGETGSGKVRKYLHDDLEAAPYGQQPGTFTPWESVPLDTDLLFYEGLHGAVVTDEVDVGRYADLRIGVVPVLNLEWIQKLQRDKAARGYTAEAVTETILRRMPDYVHYICPQFTHTDVNFQRVPVVDTSNPFIARTIPTADESMLIIRFRDPHGIDFPYLLSMLHDSFMSRPNTIVCPGGKMDLAMQLIFTPMILRLMDRRKQALGG, encoded by the coding sequence ATGTCACGCAAGTACCCGATCATCTCGGTCACCGGCTCGTCCGGTGCGGGCACCACGTCGGTGATGCGCACGTTCGCGCAGATCTTCCGGCGCGAGGGGGTGAACCCCGCGTTCGTCGAGGGCGACAGCTTCCACCGCTTCGACCGCGTCGAGATGAAGGCGGCGATGGCCGAGGCGCACGCCCGCGGCGACTACGCGTTCAGCCACTTCGGCCCCGAGGCGAACCTCTTCGACCAGATCGAGGAGCTGTTCCGCACCTATGGCGAGACGGGTTCCGGCAAGGTCCGCAAGTATCTGCACGACGACCTGGAGGCCGCCCCCTACGGGCAGCAACCCGGCACTTTCACCCCGTGGGAGAGCGTGCCGCTCGATACGGACCTGCTGTTCTACGAGGGCCTGCACGGGGCGGTCGTCACGGACGAGGTCGACGTCGGACGGTACGCGGACCTGCGGATCGGCGTCGTCCCGGTGCTCAACCTCGAGTGGATCCAGAAGCTGCAGCGGGACAAGGCGGCGCGCGGCTACACCGCCGAGGCGGTGACCGAGACGATCCTGCGCCGGATGCCGGACTACGTGCACTACATATGTCCGCAGTTCACCCACACCGACGTGAACTTCCAGCGGGTGCCCGTCGTCGACACCTCCAACCCGTTCATCGCCCGGACCATCCCGACGGCCGACGAGTCGATGCTGATCATCCGGTTCCGCGATCCGCACGGGATCGACTTCCCCTACCTGTTGTCGATGCTGCACGACTCGTTCATGTCGCGGCCCAACACCATCGTCTGCCCCGGCGGGAAGATGGATCTGGCCATGCAGCTGATCTTCACGCCGATGATCTTGCGGCTGATGGACCGGCGGAAGCAGGCGCTGGGCGGGTAG
- a CDS encoding response regulator transcription factor — protein sequence MTTAFPDRGGSVRPLRVVLVDDHEMVVAGIKAMLVPFQGRIRVVGEAIGADRAVEVVASLIPDIVLCDVRMHGVSGLDLCRKLRERDPNCKVVLLSVYDDEQYLFQALRAGASGYLLKQITSDELVRQLELAHTGATVIDSALAGRAVDTAARLQSDEFWPGARHGLTHRESEVLELVVAGLSNRGVAARLVVSDETVKSHLRAIYRKLQVNDRSGAVATALREGIFL from the coding sequence ATGACGACGGCCTTCCCGGATCGTGGAGGGTCGGTTAGGCCGCTGCGCGTCGTCCTCGTGGACGACCACGAGATGGTGGTGGCCGGGATCAAGGCCATGCTCGTGCCGTTCCAGGGCCGGATCCGGGTGGTCGGCGAGGCGATCGGTGCGGACCGCGCAGTGGAGGTGGTCGCCTCACTCATCCCCGACATCGTGCTCTGCGACGTGCGCATGCACGGCGTCAGCGGCCTCGACCTGTGCCGCAAGCTGCGGGAGCGCGACCCGAACTGCAAGGTCGTGCTGCTCAGCGTCTACGACGACGAGCAGTACCTGTTCCAGGCACTGCGCGCGGGCGCGTCCGGCTACCTGCTCAAGCAGATCACGAGCGACGAGCTGGTGCGCCAACTCGAGCTGGCGCACACCGGGGCCACCGTCATCGACAGCGCGCTGGCCGGCCGCGCCGTCGACACCGCGGCGCGGTTGCAGAGCGACGAGTTCTGGCCCGGCGCGCGGCACGGACTCACCCACCGCGAGAGCGAGGTGCTGGAGCTGGTGGTGGCGGGCCTGTCCAACCGCGGCGTGGCCGCCCGGCTCGTGGTGAGCGACGAGACGGTGAAGAGCCACCTGCGGGCGATCTACCGCAAGCTTCAGGTCAACGACCGCAGCGGGGCCGTGGCCACCGCGCTGCGCGAGGGGATCTTCCTGTGA